A window of Shewanella mesophila contains these coding sequences:
- a CDS encoding PspA/IM30 family protein: MGILNKILTAFRGGATEVGQSIVDANSTRIFEQEIRDAEKHLTKAKRELTDVMAKEMQASREVDRLKRSISEHEGYATQALEKENEVLALEVAEKIAMLDQELAEQQTANDSFSAHATRLKELVRKTERQLADYQRQLSMVKTTESVQKATATITDSFASSNSKLLNAKDSLERIKARQQQFDDRLKASETLAEENSDKSLHAKLAEAGIGEQKSNANAVLERLKARK; this comes from the coding sequence ATGGGCATTCTAAATAAGATTTTAACCGCGTTTCGCGGTGGTGCAACCGAGGTTGGTCAAAGTATCGTCGATGCCAACTCTACTCGTATTTTCGAACAAGAGATCCGTGATGCAGAGAAACATCTCACCAAAGCCAAACGCGAACTTACCGACGTGATGGCGAAAGAGATGCAGGCTAGCCGAGAAGTCGACCGCCTAAAGCGTTCTATCTCTGAGCATGAAGGTTATGCTACACAAGCACTTGAAAAAGAGAATGAAGTCTTGGCATTAGAAGTGGCAGAAAAGATTGCCATGCTAGATCAGGAACTCGCAGAGCAGCAGACTGCAAATGATAGCTTCAGCGCTCATGCTACTCGTCTTAAAGAACTCGTGCGTAAAACAGAGCGCCAACTAGCGGATTACCAACGTCAACTTTCTATGGTTAAAACCACCGAGAGCGTACAAAAGGCAACCGCAACGATCACAGACTCATTTGCCAGCAGCAACTCAAAACTGCTCAATGCTAAAGACTCTCTAGAGCGCATCAAGGCTCGTCAGCAGCAGTTTGATGACCGCCTCAAAGCCTCTGAGACACTAGCTGAAGAGAACAGTGATAAATCGCTGCACGCAAAATTAGCAGAAGCTGGGATAGGCGAGCAGAAATCTAATGCTAATGCTGTGTTAGAGCGCCTTAAAGCTCGTAAGTAA